A window of the Lactuca sativa cultivar Salinas chromosome 5, Lsat_Salinas_v11, whole genome shotgun sequence genome harbors these coding sequences:
- the LOC111885862 gene encoding sulfite exporter TauE/SafE family protein 3 isoform X1 — translation MAEIGFKRWRIITVTVISLVTASMLASADRTLLKEDLAASAAVNVDGDLQNGSFVKFASSLFQTSGSGYEHVWPEMELGWKIVLGSFIGFCGAIFGSAAGVGGGGIFVPMLTLIIGFDPKSATGISKCMIMGASTMTVFYNLKLRHPTLDMPIIDYDLALLIQPMLMLGISIGVSLNVIFADWMVTVLLIIIFTVTSTKAFCKGVATWKKETITKKCAYFKNGLLPFQEAAKCLESNGYSVEVDYKLLPSGPNNGSETKAEESLKQEVDLMKNVCWKEFGLLVFVWIAFLGLQIFKTYTTTCSIWYWVLNLLQVPVSFGVSGYEAVSLYKGSRKISSKGDSNSKLRVGQLIIYCFCGILAGMVGGLLGLGGGLIMGPLFLELGIPPQVSSATATFAMMFSSSMSSVEYYLLKRFPVPYAFYFVVVVTIAASAGQHFVRRLIIFLGRTSLIIFILASIIFISAISLGGVGISNMINDIHRHEYMGFENMCKIEV, via the exons ATGGCAGAAATTGGATTTAAAAGATGGAGGATCATAACGGTGACTGTGATTAGCCTGGTGACAGCTTCGATGCTTGCTTCAGCCGACAGAACTCTACTGAAAGAAGATTTGGCAGCATCAGCAGCAGTGAATGTCGATGGCGATTtgcaaaatggttcttttgtGAAATTCGCAAGTTCTTTGTTTCAAACAAGTGGATCTGGTTATGAGCATGTTTGGCCT GAAATGGAATTAGGGTGGAAAATTGTGCTTGGTAGTTTCATCGGTTTTTGTGGAGCAATATTTGGGAGTGCAGCAGGAGTCGGAGGTGGTGGTATATTCGTTCCTATGCTTACCCTGATTATTGGGTTTGATCCTAAATCTGCAACGGGCATTTCAAAAT GTATGATCATGGGTGCATCCACCATGACTGTTTTCTACAATCTTAAGCTAAGGCATCCAACACTCGATATGCCCATCATTGACTATGACTTGGCACTTCTTATCCAACCAATGTTAATGCTAGGGATTAGTATTGGAGTTTCCCTCAACGTTATTTTTGCCGATTGGATGGTCACAGTCTTACTAATTATTATTTTTACAG TCACGTCGACTAAGGCCTTTTGCAAAGGTGTTGCTACATGGAAAAAGGAAACCATTACGAAAAAg TGTGCTTATTttaaaaatggtcttttaccattTCAGGAGGCTGCAAAGTGCTTGGAGTCCAATG GCTATAGTGTAGAGGTGGATTACAAGCTTTTACCTAGTGGTCCTAACAATGGTAGTGAAACCAAAGCTGAAGAATCATTAAAACAAGAG GTTGATCTTATGAAGAATGTGTGTTGGAAGGAATTTGGTCTTCTTGTTTTTGTTTGGATCGCATTCCTTGGACTGCAAATTTTTAAG ACTTATACAACCACTTGTTCAATATGGTATTGGGTGTTGAACTTGTTACAG GTTCCTGTTTCTTTTGGGGTATCAGGGTACGAGGCTGTTAGCTTATATAAGGGCTCTAGAAAGATATCATCTAAGGGAGATTCAAACAGCAAACTTCGCGTTGGTCAATTGATCATATATTGTTTTTGTGGAATTTTAGCCGGTATGGTTGGGGGCCTACTTGGTTTAGGTGGAGGATTGATTATGGGTCCGCTCTTTTTGGAGCTCGGAATACCTCCCCAG GTTTCAAGTGCCACTGCAACATTCGCAATGATGTTCTCATCATCCATGTCTTCTGTGGAATATTATCTTCTCAAGCGCTTTCCCGTTCCTTATG CTTTTTACTTCGTTGTTGTGGTGACAATTGCTGCTTCTGCCGGGCAACATTTTGTGAGAAGGTTGATTATTTTCCTGGGACGAACATCTCTAATCATATTCATCCTCGCATCCATCATATTTATTAGTGCAATCTCGTTAG GTGGAGTTGGAATTTCAAACATGATAAATGATATTCATCGACATGAATACATGGGATTTGAGAACATGTGCAAGATTGAGGTTTGA
- the LOC111885862 gene encoding sulfite exporter TauE/SafE family protein 3 isoform X2, with translation MAEIGFKRWRIITVTVISLVTASMLASADRTLLKEDLAASAAVNVDGDLQNGSFVKFASSLFQTSGSGYEHVWPEMELGWKIVLGSFIGFCGAIFGSAAGVGGGGIFVPMLTLIIGFDPKSATGISKCMIMGASTMTVFYNLKLRHPTLDMPIIDYDLALLIQPMLMLGISIGVSLNVIFADWMVTVLLIIIFTVTSTKAFCKGVATWKKETITKKEAAKCLESNGYSVEVDYKLLPSGPNNGSETKAEESLKQEVDLMKNVCWKEFGLLVFVWIAFLGLQIFKTYTTTCSIWYWVLNLLQVPVSFGVSGYEAVSLYKGSRKISSKGDSNSKLRVGQLIIYCFCGILAGMVGGLLGLGGGLIMGPLFLELGIPPQVSSATATFAMMFSSSMSSVEYYLLKRFPVPYAFYFVVVVTIAASAGQHFVRRLIIFLGRTSLIIFILASIIFISAISLGGVGISNMINDIHRHEYMGFENMCKIEV, from the exons ATGGCAGAAATTGGATTTAAAAGATGGAGGATCATAACGGTGACTGTGATTAGCCTGGTGACAGCTTCGATGCTTGCTTCAGCCGACAGAACTCTACTGAAAGAAGATTTGGCAGCATCAGCAGCAGTGAATGTCGATGGCGATTtgcaaaatggttcttttgtGAAATTCGCAAGTTCTTTGTTTCAAACAAGTGGATCTGGTTATGAGCATGTTTGGCCT GAAATGGAATTAGGGTGGAAAATTGTGCTTGGTAGTTTCATCGGTTTTTGTGGAGCAATATTTGGGAGTGCAGCAGGAGTCGGAGGTGGTGGTATATTCGTTCCTATGCTTACCCTGATTATTGGGTTTGATCCTAAATCTGCAACGGGCATTTCAAAAT GTATGATCATGGGTGCATCCACCATGACTGTTTTCTACAATCTTAAGCTAAGGCATCCAACACTCGATATGCCCATCATTGACTATGACTTGGCACTTCTTATCCAACCAATGTTAATGCTAGGGATTAGTATTGGAGTTTCCCTCAACGTTATTTTTGCCGATTGGATGGTCACAGTCTTACTAATTATTATTTTTACAG TCACGTCGACTAAGGCCTTTTGCAAAGGTGTTGCTACATGGAAAAAGGAAACCATTACGAAAAAg GAGGCTGCAAAGTGCTTGGAGTCCAATG GCTATAGTGTAGAGGTGGATTACAAGCTTTTACCTAGTGGTCCTAACAATGGTAGTGAAACCAAAGCTGAAGAATCATTAAAACAAGAG GTTGATCTTATGAAGAATGTGTGTTGGAAGGAATTTGGTCTTCTTGTTTTTGTTTGGATCGCATTCCTTGGACTGCAAATTTTTAAG ACTTATACAACCACTTGTTCAATATGGTATTGGGTGTTGAACTTGTTACAG GTTCCTGTTTCTTTTGGGGTATCAGGGTACGAGGCTGTTAGCTTATATAAGGGCTCTAGAAAGATATCATCTAAGGGAGATTCAAACAGCAAACTTCGCGTTGGTCAATTGATCATATATTGTTTTTGTGGAATTTTAGCCGGTATGGTTGGGGGCCTACTTGGTTTAGGTGGAGGATTGATTATGGGTCCGCTCTTTTTGGAGCTCGGAATACCTCCCCAG GTTTCAAGTGCCACTGCAACATTCGCAATGATGTTCTCATCATCCATGTCTTCTGTGGAATATTATCTTCTCAAGCGCTTTCCCGTTCCTTATG CTTTTTACTTCGTTGTTGTGGTGACAATTGCTGCTTCTGCCGGGCAACATTTTGTGAGAAGGTTGATTATTTTCCTGGGACGAACATCTCTAATCATATTCATCCTCGCATCCATCATATTTATTAGTGCAATCTCGTTAG GTGGAGTTGGAATTTCAAACATGATAAATGATATTCATCGACATGAATACATGGGATTTGAGAACATGTGCAAGATTGAGGTTTGA
- the LOC111885862 gene encoding sulfite exporter TauE/SafE family protein 3 isoform X3 — MAEIGFKRWRIITVTVISLVTASMLASADRTLLKEDLAASAAVNVDGDLQNGSFVKFASSLFQTSGSGYEHVWPEMELGWKIVLGSFIGFCGAIFGSAAGVGGGGIFVPMLTLIIGFDPKSATGISKFTSTKAFCKGVATWKKETITKKCAYFKNGLLPFQEAAKCLESNGYSVEVDYKLLPSGPNNGSETKAEESLKQEVDLMKNVCWKEFGLLVFVWIAFLGLQIFKTYTTTCSIWYWVLNLLQVPVSFGVSGYEAVSLYKGSRKISSKGDSNSKLRVGQLIIYCFCGILAGMVGGLLGLGGGLIMGPLFLELGIPPQVSSATATFAMMFSSSMSSVEYYLLKRFPVPYAFYFVVVVTIAASAGQHFVRRLIIFLGRTSLIIFILASIIFISAISLGGVGISNMINDIHRHEYMGFENMCKIEV; from the exons ATGGCAGAAATTGGATTTAAAAGATGGAGGATCATAACGGTGACTGTGATTAGCCTGGTGACAGCTTCGATGCTTGCTTCAGCCGACAGAACTCTACTGAAAGAAGATTTGGCAGCATCAGCAGCAGTGAATGTCGATGGCGATTtgcaaaatggttcttttgtGAAATTCGCAAGTTCTTTGTTTCAAACAAGTGGATCTGGTTATGAGCATGTTTGGCCT GAAATGGAATTAGGGTGGAAAATTGTGCTTGGTAGTTTCATCGGTTTTTGTGGAGCAATATTTGGGAGTGCAGCAGGAGTCGGAGGTGGTGGTATATTCGTTCCTATGCTTACCCTGATTATTGGGTTTGATCCTAAATCTGCAACGGGCATTTCAAAAT TCACGTCGACTAAGGCCTTTTGCAAAGGTGTTGCTACATGGAAAAAGGAAACCATTACGAAAAAg TGTGCTTATTttaaaaatggtcttttaccattTCAGGAGGCTGCAAAGTGCTTGGAGTCCAATG GCTATAGTGTAGAGGTGGATTACAAGCTTTTACCTAGTGGTCCTAACAATGGTAGTGAAACCAAAGCTGAAGAATCATTAAAACAAGAG GTTGATCTTATGAAGAATGTGTGTTGGAAGGAATTTGGTCTTCTTGTTTTTGTTTGGATCGCATTCCTTGGACTGCAAATTTTTAAG ACTTATACAACCACTTGTTCAATATGGTATTGGGTGTTGAACTTGTTACAG GTTCCTGTTTCTTTTGGGGTATCAGGGTACGAGGCTGTTAGCTTATATAAGGGCTCTAGAAAGATATCATCTAAGGGAGATTCAAACAGCAAACTTCGCGTTGGTCAATTGATCATATATTGTTTTTGTGGAATTTTAGCCGGTATGGTTGGGGGCCTACTTGGTTTAGGTGGAGGATTGATTATGGGTCCGCTCTTTTTGGAGCTCGGAATACCTCCCCAG GTTTCAAGTGCCACTGCAACATTCGCAATGATGTTCTCATCATCCATGTCTTCTGTGGAATATTATCTTCTCAAGCGCTTTCCCGTTCCTTATG CTTTTTACTTCGTTGTTGTGGTGACAATTGCTGCTTCTGCCGGGCAACATTTTGTGAGAAGGTTGATTATTTTCCTGGGACGAACATCTCTAATCATATTCATCCTCGCATCCATCATATTTATTAGTGCAATCTCGTTAG GTGGAGTTGGAATTTCAAACATGATAAATGATATTCATCGACATGAATACATGGGATTTGAGAACATGTGCAAGATTGAGGTTTGA
- the LOC111885862 gene encoding sulfite exporter TauE/SafE family protein 3 isoform X4 yields the protein MAEIGFKRWRIITVTVISLVTASMLASADRTLLKEDLAASAAVNVDGDLQNGSFVKFASSLFQTSGSGYEHVWPEMELGWKIVLGSFIGFCGAIFGSAAGVGGGGIFVPMLTLIIGFDPKSATGISKFTSTKAFCKGVATWKKETITKKEAAKCLESNGYSVEVDYKLLPSGPNNGSETKAEESLKQEVDLMKNVCWKEFGLLVFVWIAFLGLQIFKTYTTTCSIWYWVLNLLQVPVSFGVSGYEAVSLYKGSRKISSKGDSNSKLRVGQLIIYCFCGILAGMVGGLLGLGGGLIMGPLFLELGIPPQVSSATATFAMMFSSSMSSVEYYLLKRFPVPYAFYFVVVVTIAASAGQHFVRRLIIFLGRTSLIIFILASIIFISAISLGGVGISNMINDIHRHEYMGFENMCKIEV from the exons ATGGCAGAAATTGGATTTAAAAGATGGAGGATCATAACGGTGACTGTGATTAGCCTGGTGACAGCTTCGATGCTTGCTTCAGCCGACAGAACTCTACTGAAAGAAGATTTGGCAGCATCAGCAGCAGTGAATGTCGATGGCGATTtgcaaaatggttcttttgtGAAATTCGCAAGTTCTTTGTTTCAAACAAGTGGATCTGGTTATGAGCATGTTTGGCCT GAAATGGAATTAGGGTGGAAAATTGTGCTTGGTAGTTTCATCGGTTTTTGTGGAGCAATATTTGGGAGTGCAGCAGGAGTCGGAGGTGGTGGTATATTCGTTCCTATGCTTACCCTGATTATTGGGTTTGATCCTAAATCTGCAACGGGCATTTCAAAAT TCACGTCGACTAAGGCCTTTTGCAAAGGTGTTGCTACATGGAAAAAGGAAACCATTACGAAAAAg GAGGCTGCAAAGTGCTTGGAGTCCAATG GCTATAGTGTAGAGGTGGATTACAAGCTTTTACCTAGTGGTCCTAACAATGGTAGTGAAACCAAAGCTGAAGAATCATTAAAACAAGAG GTTGATCTTATGAAGAATGTGTGTTGGAAGGAATTTGGTCTTCTTGTTTTTGTTTGGATCGCATTCCTTGGACTGCAAATTTTTAAG ACTTATACAACCACTTGTTCAATATGGTATTGGGTGTTGAACTTGTTACAG GTTCCTGTTTCTTTTGGGGTATCAGGGTACGAGGCTGTTAGCTTATATAAGGGCTCTAGAAAGATATCATCTAAGGGAGATTCAAACAGCAAACTTCGCGTTGGTCAATTGATCATATATTGTTTTTGTGGAATTTTAGCCGGTATGGTTGGGGGCCTACTTGGTTTAGGTGGAGGATTGATTATGGGTCCGCTCTTTTTGGAGCTCGGAATACCTCCCCAG GTTTCAAGTGCCACTGCAACATTCGCAATGATGTTCTCATCATCCATGTCTTCTGTGGAATATTATCTTCTCAAGCGCTTTCCCGTTCCTTATG CTTTTTACTTCGTTGTTGTGGTGACAATTGCTGCTTCTGCCGGGCAACATTTTGTGAGAAGGTTGATTATTTTCCTGGGACGAACATCTCTAATCATATTCATCCTCGCATCCATCATATTTATTAGTGCAATCTCGTTAG GTGGAGTTGGAATTTCAAACATGATAAATGATATTCATCGACATGAATACATGGGATTTGAGAACATGTGCAAGATTGAGGTTTGA